A part of Triticum urartu cultivar G1812 unplaced genomic scaffold, Tu2.1 TuUngrouped_contig_4050, whole genome shotgun sequence genomic DNA contains:
- the LOC125527486 gene encoding 1-aminocyclopropane-1-carboxylate oxidase homolog 1-like, translated as MRACIYGHHSTDHRPTLARTTLHLQSNLARSHRARGDMSTTATAYATSTADDDRRQALQAFDDTKAGVKGLVDAGVTAVPAIFHHPPDSLPLYAPPQLHHEHRFTIPVIDLAGLGTPSGRASVVGAVRAAAETVGFFQVVNHGVPEAAMSEMLAAVRCFHEEPADARAPYYSRDHGRRVRYTSNFDLFQSPAANWRDSVYIDMTPDPPAPEEIPPALRSVVPEYERLARQLYHELLELLSEALGLRRGHLKKDAGCLDGLNLAAHYYPACPEPHLTMGTTRHSDPSFLTVLLQDAVGGLQVLVEDDGGSAEWVEVPAVPGALVVNIGDYLQLLSNDRFKSVEHRVVANGAGPRASVACFFRTYGAAASMRVLQPIVTGGDRARYKSATVEELLRHYRAKGLDGTSALDHFRL; from the coding sequence ATGCGTGCGTGTATATACGGACACCACAGCACCGACCACCGGCCAACTCTCGCTCGCACTACCCTCCACCTCCAGTCCAATCTCGCTCGCAGTCACAGAGCCCGCGGCGACATGtccaccaccgccaccgcctACGCCACATCTACGGCAGATGACGACCGCCGACAAGCGCTCCAGGCGTTCGACGACACCAAGGCGGGCGTCAAGGGCCTGGTCGACGCGGGCGTCACCGCCGTCCCCGCCATCTTTCACCACCCGCCGGACTCCCTCCCCCTGTACGCGCCTCCTCAGCTACACCACGAGCACCGCTTCACCATCCCGGTCATCGACCTCGCCGGCCTCGGGACGCCGTCGGGGCGAGCCTCCGTGGTCGGCGCGGTGAGGGCAGCCGCGGAGACGGTTGGCTTCTTCCAGGTGGTGAACCATGGCGTGCCGGAGGCGGCCATGTCGGAGATGCTCGCGGCGGTGCGGTGCTTCCACGAGGAACCCGCGGACGCCAGGGCGCCGTACTACAGCCGGGACCACGGCCGGCGCGTCAGGTACACGAGCAACTTCGACCTGTTCCAATCGCCGGCCGCCAACTGGCGCGACAGCGTGTACATTGACATGACGCCAGACCCGCCGGCGCCCGAGGAGATCCCGCCGGCCCTCCGAAGCGTCGTGCCGGAGTACGAGCGGCTGGCGCGGCAGCTGTACCACGAGCTGCTGGAACTGCTGTCGGAGGCCCTGGGACTGCGCCGCGGGCACCTAAAGAAGGACGCCGGGTGCCTCGACGGGCTCAACCTCGCCGCCCACTACTACCCGGCGTGCCCGGAGCCGCACCTGACTATGGGCACCACCCGGCACTCCGACCCCAGCTTCCTCACCGTGCTGCTCCAGGACGCCGTCGGCGGCCTCCAGGTGCTCGTGGAGGATGACGGCGGCTCCGCTGAGTGGGTTGAGGTGCCGGCGGTGCCGGGGGCACTGGTGGTGAACATCGGCGACTACCTGCAGCTCTTGTCCAACGACAGGTTCAAGAGCGTGGAGCACCGCGTGGTGGCCAACGGCGCGGGTCCTCGGGCGTCGGTGGCCTGCTTCTTCCGGACGTACGGTGCCGCCGCGTCCATGAGGGTGCTGCAGCCGATCGTCACCGGCGGAGACCGCGCGAGGTACAAGAGCGCGACGGTGGAGGAGCTGCTCCGGCACTACAGGGCCAAGGGcctggacggcacctccgcgctCGACCACTTCAGGCTCTGA